From Mastacembelus armatus chromosome 13, fMasArm1.2, whole genome shotgun sequence, one genomic window encodes:
- the st3gal4 gene encoding CMP-N-acetylneuraminate-beta-galactosamide-alpha-2,3-sialyltransferase 4 isoform X2 yields MKMSQKATKTWCLRLLPLLIFFISFLTYYCSYSILQSISRRTQLFMKLEDFFWREHISKQTLPYGIKGSELMLLKVLAVTANYQVPDNIENLECRSCVVIGNSFAIKNSSLGSMINKYDVVIRLNDAPVKGYEDDVGNRTTMRLFYPESASYNPGLHNEPDTLMVLVPFKQQDLRWLKEILYNEKRIRKGFWKPPPQIWLGDVSKIRVLDPHFLQQTAERLLHIPLQPKSKQNPVHPTTGILAVFVALNYCDVVHIAGFGYPSSKSQKQPIHYYGYDTMKSMKNSYHDLNHEAQALKRLEDSGAILYLHPHL; encoded by the exons ATGAAGATGTCCCAGAAGGCAACTAAAA CATGGTGCCTCAGGCTTCTCCCACTTCTCATCTTCTTCATCTCCTTTCTCACGTATTATTGTTCTTATTCCATACTTCAGAG TATTAGCAGACGGACGCAGCTTTTTATGAAACTGGAAGACTTCTTCTGGCGGGAGCACATATCAAAACAGACATTACCTTATGGCATTAAAGGGAGTG AGCTGATGCTACTGAAAGTTCTTGCTGTAACTGCAAATTATCAGGTGCCAGACAACATTGAAAA CCTTGAATGCAGATCCTGTGTAGTCATAGGTAATAGCTTTGCCATTAAAAACAGCTCCTTGGGAAGCATGATCAACAAATATGATGTGGTCATTCG GTTGAATGATGCTCCAGTGAAAGGTTATGAGGACGACGTGGGGAACAGGACCACCATGAGGTTATTCTACCCCGAGTCGGCCTCCTACAACCCTGGACTGCACAATGAGCCCGACACACTTATGGTCTTGGTGCCTTTCAAACAGCAAGATCTACGGTGGCTCAAAGAGATCCTCTATAACGAGAAGAGG ATCAGGAAAGGCTTTTGGAAGCCCCCTCCCCAAATCTGGTTAGGTGATGTCAGTAAAATCAGAGTGCTGGACCCCCACTTTCTACAGCAGACTGCAGAAAGGCTGCTCCATATCCCTCTGCAACCTAAGAGTAAACAG AATCCGGTGCATCCCACCACGGGTATCCTCGCTGTGTTTGTTGCCCTCAATTACTGTGACGTGGTCCACATTGCTGGTTTTGGATACCCCAGCTCAAAGAGCCAAAAGCAACCAATCCATTACTATGGATATGACACAATGAAGTCTATGAAG AATTCTTACCATGACCTCAATCATGAAGCACAAGCCTTAAAAAGACTGGAGGATTCAGGTGCTATTTTGTACCTGCACCCACATCTCTGA
- the st3gal4 gene encoding CMP-N-acetylneuraminate-beta-galactosamide-alpha-2,3-sialyltransferase 4 isoform X1 translates to MKMSQKATKTWCLRLLPLLIFFISFLTYYCSYSILQSYVGTNKSLNSSKSLCGGWLTQKKWESLNFNISRRTQLFMKLEDFFWREHISKQTLPYGIKGSELMLLKVLAVTANYQVPDNIENLECRSCVVIGNSFAIKNSSLGSMINKYDVVIRLNDAPVKGYEDDVGNRTTMRLFYPESASYNPGLHNEPDTLMVLVPFKQQDLRWLKEILYNEKRIRKGFWKPPPQIWLGDVSKIRVLDPHFLQQTAERLLHIPLQPKSKQNPVHPTTGILAVFVALNYCDVVHIAGFGYPSSKSQKQPIHYYGYDTMKSMKNSYHDLNHEAQALKRLEDSGAILYLHPHL, encoded by the exons ATGAAGATGTCCCAGAAGGCAACTAAAA CATGGTGCCTCAGGCTTCTCCCACTTCTCATCTTCTTCATCTCCTTTCTCACGTATTATTGTTCTTATTCCATACTTCAGAG CTATGTAGGCACCAACAAGTCCCTGAACAGTAGCAAGTCACTGTGTGGTGGCTGGCTAACCCAGAAGAAGTGGGAGAGCCTTAACTTTAA TATTAGCAGACGGACGCAGCTTTTTATGAAACTGGAAGACTTCTTCTGGCGGGAGCACATATCAAAACAGACATTACCTTATGGCATTAAAGGGAGTG AGCTGATGCTACTGAAAGTTCTTGCTGTAACTGCAAATTATCAGGTGCCAGACAACATTGAAAA CCTTGAATGCAGATCCTGTGTAGTCATAGGTAATAGCTTTGCCATTAAAAACAGCTCCTTGGGAAGCATGATCAACAAATATGATGTGGTCATTCG GTTGAATGATGCTCCAGTGAAAGGTTATGAGGACGACGTGGGGAACAGGACCACCATGAGGTTATTCTACCCCGAGTCGGCCTCCTACAACCCTGGACTGCACAATGAGCCCGACACACTTATGGTCTTGGTGCCTTTCAAACAGCAAGATCTACGGTGGCTCAAAGAGATCCTCTATAACGAGAAGAGG ATCAGGAAAGGCTTTTGGAAGCCCCCTCCCCAAATCTGGTTAGGTGATGTCAGTAAAATCAGAGTGCTGGACCCCCACTTTCTACAGCAGACTGCAGAAAGGCTGCTCCATATCCCTCTGCAACCTAAGAGTAAACAG AATCCGGTGCATCCCACCACGGGTATCCTCGCTGTGTTTGTTGCCCTCAATTACTGTGACGTGGTCCACATTGCTGGTTTTGGATACCCCAGCTCAAAGAGCCAAAAGCAACCAATCCATTACTATGGATATGACACAATGAAGTCTATGAAG AATTCTTACCATGACCTCAATCATGAAGCACAAGCCTTAAAAAGACTGGAGGATTCAGGTGCTATTTTGTACCTGCACCCACATCTCTGA
- the st3gal4 gene encoding CMP-N-acetylneuraminate-beta-galactosamide-alpha-2,3-sialyltransferase 4 isoform X3: MKMSQKATKTWCLRLLPLLIFFISFLTYYCSYSILQSYVGTNKSLNSSKSLCGGWLTQKKWESLNFNISRRTQLFMKLEDFFWREHISKQTLPYGIKGSELMLLKVLAVTANYQVPDNIENLECRSCVVIGNSFAIKNSSLGSMINKYDVVIRLNDAPVKGYEDDVGNRTTMRLFYPESASYNPGLHNEPDTLMVLVPFKQQDLRWLKEILYNEKRIRKGFWKPPPQIWLGDVSKIRVLDPHFLQQTAERLLHIPLQPKSKQVMWKRFPCLLLST, from the exons ATGAAGATGTCCCAGAAGGCAACTAAAA CATGGTGCCTCAGGCTTCTCCCACTTCTCATCTTCTTCATCTCCTTTCTCACGTATTATTGTTCTTATTCCATACTTCAGAG CTATGTAGGCACCAACAAGTCCCTGAACAGTAGCAAGTCACTGTGTGGTGGCTGGCTAACCCAGAAGAAGTGGGAGAGCCTTAACTTTAA TATTAGCAGACGGACGCAGCTTTTTATGAAACTGGAAGACTTCTTCTGGCGGGAGCACATATCAAAACAGACATTACCTTATGGCATTAAAGGGAGTG AGCTGATGCTACTGAAAGTTCTTGCTGTAACTGCAAATTATCAGGTGCCAGACAACATTGAAAA CCTTGAATGCAGATCCTGTGTAGTCATAGGTAATAGCTTTGCCATTAAAAACAGCTCCTTGGGAAGCATGATCAACAAATATGATGTGGTCATTCG GTTGAATGATGCTCCAGTGAAAGGTTATGAGGACGACGTGGGGAACAGGACCACCATGAGGTTATTCTACCCCGAGTCGGCCTCCTACAACCCTGGACTGCACAATGAGCCCGACACACTTATGGTCTTGGTGCCTTTCAAACAGCAAGATCTACGGTGGCTCAAAGAGATCCTCTATAACGAGAAGAGG ATCAGGAAAGGCTTTTGGAAGCCCCCTCCCCAAATCTGGTTAGGTGATGTCAGTAAAATCAGAGTGCTGGACCCCCACTTTCTACAGCAGACTGCAGAAAGGCTGCTCCATATCCCTCTGCAACCTAAGAGTAAACAG GTCATGTGGAAGAGATTCCCCTGCTTGCTTCTGTCAACATGA
- the tirap gene encoding toll/interleukin-1 receptor domain-containing adapter protein gives MHGWLQKLLKPRISLSTQQEHEAKVTRVSSLALSSFSSSSSSSSPGAVPSKPQQPQSALSSQQRYNLKYDLLVCHSSADNDIEVANHLVSFLEASPQSLRCFLWHRDVCPGGAFFTEFCQAVQDSHLQALLITPEFLQEDTCKYMLHQTLAEGPMSNRLIPLVHNLAHSQYPQELKFCIYINLSNNTNRGYNLINRTVLSYLEDLVKKEKTNNKDSCSKNSQKDGLMSNTNPAETSGPLEVLQKSNESLNDVCCGHH, from the exons ATGCATG gttgGCTCCAAAAACTGTTGAAACCAAGAATATCTTTATCAACACAACAAGAACACGAAGCTAAAGTGACACGTGTTTCCTCTCTCGCTTTATCATCattctcttcatcatcatcatcatcatcaccaggGGCAGTCCCTTCAAAACCACAACAGCCGCAATCTGCTCTGAGCTCACAGCAGAGATATAATCTCAAATATGACTTGCTTGTGTGTCACAGCTCTGCTGATAATGACATTGAAGTGGCTAATCACTTGGTCTCATTCCTGGAAGCTTCACCTCAGAGCCTTAGGTGCTTTTTGTGGCACAGGGACGTCTGTCCGGGAGGTGCATTTTTCACAGAGTTCTGCCAGGCTGTGCAGGACAGCCACTTACAAGCATTGCTTATCACTCCTGAGTTCCTGCAGGAAGATACATGCAAGTACATGCTGCACCAGACTCTAGCAGAAGGGCCCATGTCTAATCGACTGATTCCCTTGGTCCATAACCTGGCCCACTCACAGTACCCTCAGGAACTGAAGTTCTGTATCTACATTAACCTGAGCAATAACACCAACCGAGGTTATAATCTCATCAACAGGACTGTGCTCAGTT ACCTTGAAGACCTGGttaaaaaagagaagacaaataATAAGGACAGCTGTAGCAAGAACTCTCAAAAAGATGGACtaatgtcaaacacaaacccGGCTGAGACTTCAGGTCCACTGGAAGTGTTGCAGAAAAGCAATGAAAGCTTAAATGATGTTTGCTGTGGTCATCATTAG
- the srpra gene encoding signal recognition particle receptor subunit alpha: protein MLDFFTIFSKGGIVLWCFQGAGVTESFTGPVNALIRSVILQERSGKNSFTHEALSLKYKLDNEFELIFVVGFQKILTLTYVDKFIDDVQLHFRDRYKNELEQKGALKLLNSSFEFDNDFKKLLREAEEGSKTQRPSYMRTFDESVKSQKSVGSMIEKKGGDKGKEQGGKKNKNKKEAPAAEPAKGDQAKALSVGQKRAENGNQGLTLEEVIQKNREEFFRKRTAPTEKPSKSPKPQKPREKQMRVWDMGGSSTKNLDYSERNGDTSPGGGELNQEAQTDPGMQVQSMVGDLLPVDHESSEEEEMEEEDERVGVSEANKSNSKKGGRLGGVFGMLKGLVGSKSLTHEDMEPVLEKMRDHLIAKNVAAEIASQLCDSVAKKLEGKVMGTFTTVASTVKQALQESLVQILQPKRRVDILRDVMEAQSQRRPFVITFCGVNGVGKSTNLAKISFWLIENGFTVLIAACDTFRAGAVEQLRTHQRRLNSLHPPEQHGGRPVVQLYEKGYGKDAAGIAMEAIAYARNQAFDVVLVDTAGRMQDNTPLMTALAKLIAVNMPDLVLFVGEALVGNEAVDQLVKFNQALADHSMSDKPRLIDGIVLTKFDTIDDKVGAAISMTYITGQPIVFVGTGQTYNDLRSLNARAVVSALMKA, encoded by the exons ATGTTAGACTTCTTCACCATCTTCAGCAAAGGGGGGATAGTACTGTGGTGTTTTCAGGGAGCCGGGGTCACTGAATCCTTCACGGGGCCTGTCAACGCTTTGATCCGCTCCGTGATCCTTCAG GAGCGAAGTGGGAAGAATTCATTCACTCATGAGGCCCTGAGTCTTAAATACAAGCTCGACAATGAGTTTGAGCTGATTTTTGTG GTGGGTTTTCAAAAGATCCTGACGCTGACATATGTGGACAAGTTCATAGATGACGTTCAGCTTCACTTTAGGGATCGTTACAAGAATGAGCTGGAGCAAAAGGGAGCTTTGAAGCTTCTCAACAGCAGCTTTGAATTTGATAATGACTTCAAGAAGCTTCTTAG AGAGGCGGAGGAGGGCAGCAAAACTCAGCGCCCTTCTTATATGCGGACTTTCGACGAGTCCGTTAAATCTCAAAAATCTGTGGGGTCAATGATTGAGAAGAAGGGAGGGGACAAAGGCAAAGAACAGGGTGgcaagaagaataaaaacaaaaaggagg CTCCCGCAGCTGAGCCTGCTAAAGGTGATCAAGCCAAGGCCTTGTCCGTTGGGCAGAAGAGGGCTGAGAATGGTAACCAGGGCTTGACTCTGGAGGAAGTTATCCAGAAGAATAGAGAGGAATTCTTTCGCAAGCGAACAGCACCTACTGAAAAACCCAg TAAGTCTCCAAAGCCTCAGAAACCAAGGGAGAAACAAATGCGTGTTTGGGACATGGGTGGTAGCAGCACCAAGAACCTGGACTACAGCGAAAGGAATGGAGACACTTCCCCCGGTGGTGGCGAACTGAACCAGGAAGCGCAAACTGACCCA GGGATGCAGGTACAGTCTATGGTGGGAGACCTGCTGCCTGTGGACCATGAGTCcagtgaagaagaggagatggaggaggaagatgagagaGTGGGTGTCAGTGAAGCAAACAAGTCAAA cTCCAAGAAGGGTGGTCGTTTGGGGGGAGTCTTTGGGATGCTGAAGGGCCTAGTGGGCTCCAAGAGCCTGACCCACGAGGACATGGAGCCAGTGCTGGAGAAGATGAGGGACCACCTCATTG CAAAGAATGTAGCAGCCGAAATTGCCTCCCAGCTCTGTGACTCTGTAGCCAAAAAACTGGAGGGCAAAGTCATGGGCACATTCACCA CTGTGGCCTCAACTGTGAAGCAGGCCCTGCAGGAATCGCTGGTGCAGATCCTGCAGCCCAAGCGAAGGGTGGATATTCTGAGAGACGTAATGGAGGCGCAGAGCCAGCGCCGGCCCTTTGTCATCACATTTTGTGGTGTCAATGGGGTTGGAAAGTCCACCAATCTGGCCAAG ATCTCCTTCTGGCTGATAGAGAATGGTTTCACAGTGCTGATTGCAGCCTGTGATACATTTCGTGCCGGAGCAGTGGAGCAGCTCCGCACTCATCAGCGCCGCCTGAACTCTCTTCATCCTCCAGAGCAGCATGGAGGTCGGCCAGTAGTCCAGCTGTATGAGAAGGGCTATGGGAAGGATGCAGCAGGAATTGCCATGGAGGCCATTGCCTATG CCCGCAACCAGGCCTTTGATGTGGTGCTGGTGGACACTGCTGGGCGAATGCAGGACAACACCCCCCTGATGACAGCCCTGGCCAAACTTATTGCAGTCAATATGCCCGACTTAGTGCTGTTTGTTGGGGAGGCTTTGGTGGGCAACGAGGCAGTTGACCAGCTG GTAAAATTCAATCAGGCTCTGGCAGACCACTCCATGTCTGATAAGCCTCGCCTCATCGATGGGATTGTTCTCACCAAGTTCGACACCATTGATGACAAG GTTGGAGCTGCCATCTCTATGACCTACATCACAGGCCAGCCTATTGTGTTTGTGGGCACAGGGCAGACCTACAATGACCTGCGCAGCCTCAACGCCCGCGCTGTGGTCAGTGCCCTGATGAAGGCCTAA